A window from Athalia rosae chromosome 5, iyAthRosa1.1, whole genome shotgun sequence encodes these proteins:
- the LOC105685849 gene encoding sodium/potassium-transporting ATPase subunit beta-2-like: MSIPGKRVEDCHYEFEDSTRGPPKILGKWEALRLAVYDGSTGKFLGRTRSSWGVVGLFYLVFFSVLAVFCAICFEGLMLTINLQRPKWILEESIIGTSPGLGFRPISDNTNEKSLIWYNATNQTEVAIWTQRIDQFLNVYQNTSLFPDQGQHRQDCSDTELPEPGKVCAFNFTDWDVCAPGGSYGYNDSTPCFFIKLNRIYGWTPDYYTNDETLPEDMPRSLKDHIKSINGSSLNSVWITCSGQNPADREVIGDIEYFPKNGRLPGYYYPYTNIPGYLSPLVAVHFPKAAKNIIINVECRAWAKNIRYNGVSLTREGSVHFAFMIDY; encoded by the exons ATGAGCATTCCTGGAAAAAGGGTGGAAGATTGTCACTATGAATTTGAGGACTCTACAAGAGGTCCACCCAAAATTCTGGGAAAATGGGAAGCTTTACGTCTCGCAGTTTATGATGGCTCaaccggaaaatttttgggacGTACCCGATCCAGTTGGG GTGTCGTTGGTCTATTTTACTTGGTCTTCTTCAGTGTGCTAGCCGTATTCTGCGCCATTTGTTTCGAAGGCCTAATGTTGACTATAAATTTGCAACGGCCAAAATGGATTCTGGAGGAGAGTATCATCGGTACAAGCCCCG gtCTTGGTTTCCGGCCTATTTCGGAtaatacaaatgaaaaatctctAATTTGGTACAATGCAACAAATCAAACGGAAGTCGCAATTTGGACGCAgagaattgatcaatttttaaatg TCTACCAAAATACTTCGCTGTTCCCCGACCAAGGTCAACACCGGCAAGACTGTAGCGACACAGAATTGCCAGAGCCAGGAAAAGTTTGCGCCTTTAACTTCACCGATTGGGATGTTTGTGCCCCAGGTGGAAGCTACGGATACAATGATTCAACGCCATGTTTCTTCATCAAACTTAACAGG aTATATGGATGGACACCAGATTACTACACTAACGATGAAACTTTACCTGAAGATATGCCTCGAAGTCTAAAAGACCATATAAAATCCATCAACGGTTCCTCG TTGAACAGCGTGTGGATTACTTGCAGTGGTCAGAATCCAGCTGACCGCGAAGTTATCGGAGACATCGAATACTTTCCAAAGAATGGGCGGCTTCCTGGCTATTACTACCCGTACACAAATATACCGGGTTATCTCAGTCCTTTGGTGGCCGTTCATTTTCCCAAAGCTGCGA aaaacatcATAATCAACGTCGAATGTCGAGCATGGGCGAAAAACATTCGATACAACGGCGTGAGTTTGACGCGAGAAGGATCCGTGCACTTTGCATTTATGATCGACTACTAG